From Ascochyta rabiei chromosome 12, complete sequence, the proteins below share one genomic window:
- a CDS encoding Dolichyl-P-Glc:Glc(2)Man(9)GlcNAc(2)-PP-dolichol alpha-1,2glucosyltransferase: protein MLENWQGAAPHAASSLFAVAAASWASVAGGKVPQPYLDEFFHVPQAQKYCKGDFSWDPKITTPPGLYLIAKLFQPIVGCSTKVLRFQNVLAIVLVFHTVLHILRLVRERVDPQRPTKESLKLTNEENIKNGLSVNLDGKMPVSNALSAVNISLLPPLFFFAALYYTDVMSTAAVLLSYQIFLHKRSPAGDIRNDVSTVFVGIVALFFRQTNIFWVAVFPAGLTVVQVLERNEPWMQMKEKKPTSILQECWKTNTVYDGSVYDAGLRDVIMFVLTIVPAALRKPIVVLRSIASYVVLLVIFAGFVAWNGSVVLGDKSAHTATIHIPQMLYIWPYIALFSAPILLGPLYRIVGPFMPPQLKKMLGYTPPKNGPSLPELLPATLFIAGGLAAVHFNTIVHPYTLADNRHYVFYIFRILLRHPAVKYIAVPVYYVCAYLSIQALGSLPVQPENTKPESKNLRTDPPTKPKPCQVSFVLVWLVATALSVVTAPLVEPRYFIIPWIVWRLHVPYLPVSFTVRGKQYSQDLRLVAETIWLLAINQVVQHLFLYRTFTWPSEPGKIQRFLW, encoded by the exons ATGCTGGAAAACTGGCAAGGAGCGGCTCCTCATGCTGCTTCCAGCCTTTTTGCGGTCGCTGCCGCTTCATGGGCAAGTGTGGCTGGCGGGAAAGTGCCACAACCGTATCTG GATGAGTTCTTTCACGTCCCTCAAGCTCAGAAGTACTGCAAAGGAGACTTTTCCTGGGACCCTAAGATCACTACTCCGCCAGGCTT ATACTTGATAGCCAAGCTGTTCCAGCCTATTGTTGGATGTAGTACGAAAGTTTTGCGATTTCAGAACGTCCTGGCGATCGTTCTGGTCTTTCACACAGTCCTTCACATTCTGCGCTTGGTACGAGAACGAGTAGATCCTCAACGGCCTACGAAAGAATCTCTCAAATTGACCAATGAAGAGAATATCAAAAATGGTTTGAGTGTAAACCTGGACGGAAAGATGCCCGTGTCGAATGCTCTGAGTGCTGTCAATATCTCCCTACTGCCGCCACTCTTCTTTTTTGCTGCGCTGTATTACACAGATGTCATGTCGACTGCAGCGGTGCTTTTAAGCTACCAAATCTTCCTGCATAAGAGAAGCCCGGCTGGAGATATTCGCAACGATGTTTCCACTGTGTTCGTCGGTATTGTGGCTTTGTTCTTCCGACAGACCAACATATTCTGGGTAGCTGTGTTTCCCGCTGGTTTGACTGTTGTTCAAGTGCTGGAGAGGAACGAGCCATGGATGCAGATGAAAGAAAAGAAGCCGACATCGATCTTGCAAGAATGCTGGAAAACCAATACAGTCTATGACGGCTCTGTATACGATGCTGGCTTACGAG ATGTCATTATGTTCGTGTTGACCATCGTACCTGCAGCGTTGAGGAAACCCATCGTGGTACTAAGATCAATCGCTTCGTATGTTGTGCTTTTGGTCATATTCGCTGGTTTCGTAGCTTGGAATGGCAGCGTGGTGTTGG GCGATAAGTCGGCTCACACAGCCACCATCCATATCCCCCAAATGCTCTACATATGGCCTTACATTGCTCTTTTCTCAGCGCCTATATTGCTAGGACCTTTATACCGCATCGTTGGTCCTTTCATGCCGCCTCAGCTCAAGAAAATGCTAGGATACACGCCGCCTAAGAACGGGCCATCTCTACCGGAGCTTCTGCCTGCTACTTTGTTCATCGCTGGCGGTCTAGCTGCTGTACACTTCAACACGATAGTTCATCCCTACACCCTGGCCGACAACCGACACTACGTATTCTACATCTTTCGGATCTTACTTCGCCATCCAGCGGTCAAATACATAGCAGTTCCTGTATACTACGTATGCGCGTATCTGAGCATTCAAGCCCTCGGATCTCTACCTGTTCAGCCAGAGAACACCAAGCCGGAAAGCAAAAATCTCCGAACAGATCCCCCCACCAAGCCAAAGCCGTGTCAGGTCAGTTTCGTCCTCGTCTGGCTGGTTGCCACTGCACTCTCTGTAGTGACCGCACCTCTGGTCGAGCCCCGCTATTTCATCATTCCTTGGATCGTATGGCGCCTGCACGTACCGTACCTACCCGTTTCATTCACCGTCCGAGGCAAGCAGTACTCGCAGGACTTGCGTCTTGTGGCCGAGACTATCTGGCTACTTGCCATCAACCAGGTCGTACAGCACTTGTTCCTGTACCGGACGTTTACGTGGCCGAGCGAGCCAGGGAAAATCCAGCGGTTCCTGTGGTAG